The following nucleotide sequence is from Psychroserpens sp. Hel_I_66.
AGGTGATGATTCTAGTACTTCATCTGGATTAATAGTGCCAAAACCTCAAGATCCAAATTTGTATTATATTTTCACGGTAGATGAACCGCATCATGATAACCCTTCCCCTCCAGATGGTAATGATGATGGTGTTAATAATGGACTAATGTACTCATTAGTTGATATCACTTTAGATGGTGGTTTAGGAGATGTTGATGATGATGAAAAAAATATGCCTCTTATAACCTATGACATAGATAATGCTCTGGAGGAGCGATTTAAATGTTCAGAAAAAATTACTGCTGTAAAAGCAGACGATTGTTCTTCTTTTTGGGTGATTACCCATTTTATAGATACTTTTTATGCCTTTAAGGTCGATATCAATGGTGTACAGACCACACCTGTAATTTCTACCGTTGGGCCAGAAGTTCCTATTTCTGGGTATAGAAGAAATGCGCTTGGCTATCTCAAAGCTTCGCCTGATGGTTCAAAACTAGCAGTTGCCCATTTTGGGTTTGCAACTACGGAAGGTGGAGACGATGGTGGTGGCGTGTATTTATTAGATTTTGATAATGATACTGGTACTGTCTCAAACTCTGTTGAATTATACAGTCCTAACCAAGATGACAGCCCATATGGAATTGAGTTTTCTGCGGAAAATAGAAAAGTGTATGCAACGGTTGGCGATGGCATACAGGGAAATGCTTCTAGTAGAATATTTCAATGGGACTTAGAAAGTGATGACATTCCAAATTCCATACAGCAAATCCATAGTTCCAATTCTCTTAGCGCTGGTGCGCTTCAATTGGGATTAGACAAACGAATTTATAGAGCACAGATGAGCTTTTCAGCTTTCCCAAATACTGGTCGTTTTTTGGGTGTAATAAACAATCCCGAAGCAACGGGTACTGCTTCAAACTATAATGAAAATGGGATTTTGGTAGATATAAATAGTGGATTTCAAAATGTGAGTCGTATTGGCTTGCCTCCTTTTATCCAATCGCTGTTCAATTCTCAAATTGATATCATTCAAAATGGAATTAGCACTACAGAACTAAAACTTTGTACTGGAGATATGTACACCCTAATAGCAGAAGATGTTGAAGGAGGTACTTACACATGGATGAAAGATGGTGCTGTTTTAACAGAAACTACTTTTGAATTGGATATAACCGAACCCGGTTTTTACGAGGTTTTTATAGAACCAAATAATGGGGAATGTCCAATTGAAGGTGAAGCTGTTGTTGGTGTTTTTGATATCCCAACTGCAACGCAACCCCAAAATATGGTGAATTGTGATTTGACAGAAGCTTCGGTTTTTGATTTCACAATCCAAGATGCCGATATTTTAAACATGCAAGACCCAGCTCAATATTCGGTTCGGTATTTTAGAACGGAAGAAGATGCAGATAATAGCGAAAACGAAATTATTGGCGATTTTACTTCCGAAGAAAATCCGCAAATCATCTACGCTCGGGTAGATAATAATGATAACCCAAACTGCTTTGCCACAACCTCATTTACCATATCTGTATTTTTAGATCCTGTCATAAATATCTTAGATGATATTACTGTTTGCGATACCGATTTTAGCACAGACAGTATGGATGGCTTTACAACTCTAACTTTAAATGAATTAAATGCGGGAATTATTGGAGCGCAAGACGAAACTTTATATACAATTACCTATCATCCATCTCAGGAAGATGCAGATGACAATACCAGCCCATTACCTAATACATACACGAATACTACACCTTACACAGAAGAGATTTTCGTGAGATTAGAGAATAATCTAAATAACGATTGCTACACTACAGATTCATTTATCCTCAATGTTAACGATGCTCCACAAGCTATTGACTCATTGTTGATACAATGCGACGAGGATGGAATACCGGAAGGTTTCACCACGTTTGATCTCAACGAAGCGTTTGACGATATTACAGGTGGAGCACCAAATAGAACAATCAATTTCTATGTTTCGCTCAGTGATTTAGAAAACGATGAGGACGAGCTCAATGCAGATGCATTTGAGAATTATTTTGATCCGCATATCATTTATGCGTTGGTAACAAACACAACAACTGGTTGTACCAATATTGCAGAGCTTACCTTGCAATCAAGTTCAACATCCTCAAACGATACCTTTATAGAAGTTTGTGACGATGATGGGACCGAAGATGGTTTTTATAATTTTAATTTAAATACTGCTTTGGATGCTATTCTCTTCGGAATTTCTCCCGATCTCGACGTCACATTCTATGAAACCTATGACAATGCTTTAATAGAAGATAATCCCATTGGCTCAACCTTTACCAACACCATTGCGTATAACCAAACCGTTTATGCTCGTGTTGAAAACATGAATGCATGCTTCGGAATAAGCGCCATTGAGCTCACCGTTTTTGAATTGCCAAATATCGTAATTCAAGAAGATGTGTATTATTGCCTGAATGATTTTCCGCAGAAAATAATCTTAACTGGCGGATTAATTGACGATACGCCTAACAATTACTATTACGACTGGTCCACTGGAGAAGATGAGTTTGAAATTGAAGTGAACGAACCTGGAACTTACACTGTACGAGTCACCTCTACAGATGGTTGTTTTAAGGACAGGACGATAAACGTATTACCCTCAGACATTGCAACATTTACAGATATTCAAGTTACAGATGCGAGCTCAAATAATACAATTTCAGTATTTGTAACTGGTGATGGAATTTACGAATATGCATTGGATGATCCTCAAGGTCCTTACCAAGAAAGCAATATTTTTGAAAATGTAAGTTTTGGATTTCACACCGTTTATGTGCGTGATGTGGAGAATGATTGTGGTATTGTAGATGACATTGTTTCGGTGATTGGTTTCCCTAAGTTTTTTACACCAAATGGAGACACTTATAATCCCTATTGGCAGGTCAAAGGTATTTCAACAGATTTTCAACCTAACTCACAAATTCTTATTTTTGATCGCTATGGAAAATTGTTGGCAGAGGTTGACCCACTCGGTCCTGGTTGGGATGGTACTTTTAACGGGTTTAATATGCCTGCAAGTGATTATTGGTTTGTGGTCACTTTAGAAGATGGACGTGTTTTTAAAAACCATTTCGCTTTAAAAAGATAAAAAAGTTTAAGTTTACTCATGAAGCAACATACATTTATATATCTATTTTTTATATGTATCTCTACAGCTTCATTTGCACAGGATATTGAGTTATTTGAGCAGTTTAATGGTCGTTATGATTATACTGCAATTGGGAATACGCTCAATCCTTTTGAAAACAATCTCGATAATAGTTTCTGTTTTCCTTTAGAGTCTTCAAGTGCTTCTTTAAATATTCCTGCAACTTCTACAATTACTGCAGCTTACCTCTATTGGGCTGGATCGGGAAGTGGCGACACCAATGTGATGCTCAATGGTCTTTCTGTTGATGCAGATGATACTTACATTGTAGAGTATGTTGAGCTAACAGATACGCTTACCTATTTTTCCTGTTATACTGATATTACAGATTTTATAATTTCCGAAGGAAATGTTGAATACACGTTTTCTGGTCTTGATATTTCCGAAGCATTAATAAATAACGATCGCTATTGTACCAACCGTACAAATTTTGCAGGATGGAGCATTTATGTCGTTTACGAGGATGATGCATTGCCACTCAACCAATTAAATATTTACCAAGGTCTGGAAATCATCAATAGAAATAACCAGGAAAAAATCATTGTGATTGACAATCTCAATGTAATTGATAATGAAGGTGCAAAAATTGGTTTTCTAGCTTGGGAAGGCGATAATAGTTTGAATTTTGGTGAAAGTCTATCTATTAATGATAACATCATTTCAAATCCGCCACTCAACTTGGGTGACAATGCATTTAATGGCACCAATACGTTTACAAATTCCAGTACGTTTTATAATTGTGATTTAGATGTTTATGACATTCAAGACAACATTAACATTGGCGACACGAGTGCAACCATTAAACTAACCACTGGCGCTTTTGATGAGTTTGATGTTTTTAGGGCAGATTTAATAATCATTAATAATATTGTAACGGTTTTAAATAGCCAGCTACCAGATGCCACAATCACTTTAGATAATTACGGTATAAACTGTGGTGATAGAACTGTAGAAGTTGATTATACGGTCTTTAATACCAATAGTACAGATTTTTTACCAGCCAATACACCCATAGCTTTTTATGCTGAAGGCACGTTGGTTGGCCAAACACAAACCCAAAATGATATTGCTATTGATGCTTCGGAAAGTGGAACATTCCTATTATCGCTGCCCGATGATATTGGTGATGTCATCCTCCTGACTTTGGTAGTTGATGATGACGGAACCGGTAATGGCATCGTTTCTGAAATTGTTGAAATCAACAATATTGATGATGACATTATAGAACTTTTGGTCATACCAGACATACAAACACTGCCCAATCAAGTCACATGTAATGAAGGTTTTAATAGCGCTCTGTTCAATTTGGTTGAATTTGTCCAAAATGCTTTAGAAAGCGATATTGAAGCCCAATACTTTATAAGTCTTGAAGATTTACAGGCCAATGAAAATGCCATTATAAATCCTGAAAATTACAATAATACAAGTAACCCGCAGCGTATTTATGTCAAAGTAGATAATGCGCCATGTTATGATATTTATGAATTTGAGATTTCCGTAGAAAATTGTCCGCCATTTGTGCCAGACGGTTTTTCCCCAAATGCAGACGGATTTAACGATTGGTTTAATATTCAAGGGTTGTATGATATCTTTGAAAATCATGAACTGAAAATTTTTAATCGTTATGGGACTTTAATCTTTGAAGGCGATAACGATAAAAAATGGTTTGGAATCGTCAATCGAGGCTTGAACAATCATGGTAAAACTGTACCGGTTGGTACTTATTTTTATATTTTAAATCCAAACGACACCAATTTTAAACCAATGTTTGGTTGGGTCTACGTCAACTATTAGCCATAATGATCATTGATGAGCTAGGTACTGTTAAAATTTAATGCATTTCATCGTCTTTTTTTGTATTTCATCTTATTTTTAATTAATATTGCTCTATATTAAATAATCAATCTATCTGAACCCCAACTCTTTTAGTATTGATACCCAAATTTAACGACCTACAATTATGCTATTAAAAAAGTCCCTCGCTGCACTGGCATGTCTATTTTGCTGTATTACTGGTGCCCAACAAATTACAATAGATAATACATTTACTGAGCAACAACTTATTGAAAACAACCTCATACAAGGTTGTGTTGAAATAGACAACATCCAATCTCAGGTCAATGGTCAAGTGAATGGCTTTAACAGTTTTGCTTATTTTGAAAGTGCAGACTCTGGTTTTCCTTTTCAAAACGGTATTATGCTTTCTACAGGAAACCCAATCTCTGGTGGTAACACCCAAAATAACAATGTTCTAAACGAAGGTGAAACAGATTGGTTGACAGATCCAGATCTAGAAACTGCTCTAGGAATCAATAATACGTTAAACGCTACTTCTATAGAGTTTGACTTTATTTCAGTAACAGATCAAATCACCTTTAATTACATATTAGCTTCCGAAGAATACTTTGGAGATTTTCCATGTAATTACAGTGACGGTTTTGCATTTTTGATAAAACAAACAGGAACTTCAGACCCTTATGTAAATATTGCGGTAATCCCAGGAACCTCAACACCTGTAAATACGAATACCATCCACGATGAGATTGTTGGATTTTGCTCTCCTTCTAATGAGGAGTATTTTGAAGGTTATAATCTTGGAGATACCAATTATAATGGTAGGACTAAAGTGATGACAGCTTTTGCTACAATAACTCCAAATGTACAGTACAGTATAAAGTTAGTCATTGCAGATCAAACAGATAAAAATTATGATTCCGCAGTTTTCATTGAGGGAAGTAGCTTTAACGCCAATATAGATTTAGGTCCAGATATTCAAACGTGTGCAAGTACCGTAACTCTAGATGGAAATATAAATAATCCAGACGCTATTTACTCATGGTATTTTAACGGAAATTTAATTGATGGAGGCACAGAGCCAACAGCTGATGTCACAGAATCTGGTGATTACACTATTTTTGCTGAAATACCTTTGGCAGATTCCACCTGCGTTATTGAAGATACAGTAAATGTTCTATTAAGTTCTACTCAAGCAGCAGATTTAATTCCAGATTTCGAAATTTGTGATGATAGCAGTGCTGATGAGATTGAGGTATTTGATTTATCCATTAAAGATGCAGATGTGCTGTCTTCAGTTCCTGCATCAGATTATATAATTTCTTACCATTTAAGTTCTATTGACGCTCAAAATGATGTAAATGCTATATCTGGCTCATTTCAGAATACAACCAACCCACAAACCATTTATGTAAAAATTGAGGATACTATTAACGGATGTTTGGCGTTTCAAAATTTTGATTTGGTTGTTAATCCGCTCCCTTCTGTTACGCAACCTACAATATTGATTGCCTGTGCAGATAGTGCAGCAGACGGTTCTACTGTAATCGATTTATCTGTAAAAGATGAAGAGATCACTAATGGAAATTTAGATCTAGCAGTTACTTACCATTTAACTCAAACCGATGCTTCCAATGGCGAAAACGCTATTGCTTTACCTTATGCAAATACAGGTGTTAATGAAACGATTTTTGTAAACGTCACTAATATGATTACAGGTTGTTCTACAACAACGACCTTAGATTTTGAAGTCAACAACAGCCCAACGATCAATACCCAAGAACATTATATTGATGCCTGCGACACAGATAACGATGGTTTTACAACTTTCGATTTGACATCAATTATTGATGATATTTTAGAAGGTCTAACAGGTGTTAGTGTTACTTTTCATACGTCAATAGATGATGCCAATGCCAATGAAAATGCTGTTGAGGACGAAGCAAATTTTGAAAATACGGTAGCAAATCAACAAACGTTATATATTAGAGTTGAAGATGACGCTACAGGTTGTGCATCTATAACACCAATTCAAGTACACTCAAATTTGTTACTGTCTGCAACATTTATAAGAAACATGGGAGTTTGTGACATAGGCAATGATGGTGAGGAGAATTTCGATTTTGATGAGATTACAGAATCATTTCTAGGTGAATTAGAAACGATCATGGATTATGAAATTGAAATCATATATTATTTAACCGAAGAGGATAGAGACAATCAAATCAACCCAATAGATACTTCAGTTTCTTTTACTCCAACATCAAATCCACAAACGATCTATATTAGATTAGTAAGTCCTACTTGTGAGGAGATTTCAGATTTTGATTTAATCATCAACCCAATTACAGAATTTGGTCCAATTGATAATCAGCCAATTTGCGATGAAGATCAAGACGGTATTACAACTATAAATTTAAGTCAGTTTGATCTTATGATCACGCTTGGTCAACCAAATTTTACGGTAAGGTATTTTTCTTCGGAAGAAGATGCCGAAAATGGCAACGACCCTTTACCAACAATCTACACTAACACCTCAACCACAGAAACGCTTTGGGCAAGAGTCACTTTCGGGCCAACATCTTGTGCAGATATCAATCAATTTCAAATTGAAGTTTTTCCCGCTCCTATAGCAAACGAACCTAGCGGAATCATAATTTGTGATGACGATCAAGATGGGATCTCAAATATTAATCTGAATGCTAAAATTTCAGAGTTAGTTGATGATACCACCAATTTAAACATCACTTTCCATACTGTTCTTGCAGATGCCGAGAATGATAGTAATTCAATTTCAGCAACAACATTTTATCCAGCAAGTACAGGTACAATTTACGCTAGGGTAGAAAATGCGACTACTGGGTGTTCAACAATTGAAAGTTTTGAGGTTATTGTAAATACTGTCCCTGTTATTAGTAATATCAACTTATACAAATTTTGTGAAATTGGCGAGGATGGATTTGGTGAGTTCATCTTTTCAACACAGGATACAGCCATTTTAGATGGTCAAACCGGTAAAGAAGTATTTTATTTTGAAACTGCTATCGATGCAGAAAACAATACAAATCCAATAGACAAGGATGAGGTTTACATCAACACTACAAACCCGCAAACTATTCATGTACGTGTTGAAAATATTACAGATCCAAATTGCTATAATACATCATCTTTTTCTATAGAAGTTGGTACTAATCCAACCCACAATGAACCTACAGATATATTTGTATGTGATGACATGACCAATGATGGGAGCGTAAATTTTGATTTCAATGTTCAACTCAATGAAATCACTCAGGGTTTTCCAGATATTCAAGAAGTTACATTTCATACATCACAACTAGATGCAGAAAACAATACCAATGCACAACCGTTGAGTTTTGACAACACCGTAAACCCACAACAAATTTATGTAAGGATAAATAATGGCTCAATTTGTGAATCCTATACATCATTTGTACTTAACGTTATTGCTGCTCCGGAAGTTAACCCTTCACAACCCTTAACTCAATGTGACGAAGATTATGATGGGATCACGACATTTGATTTAACACTGTCTGAATTTGATATTTTAGACGTAAGGCAAGATAATATTGTGATTACGTATCACGAGACAGAAGCTGATGCACTCACCCAAGACAATGCGATTTCAAATCCAACAAATTATACAAATCTTACAAATCCGCAAACGGTTTATGTACGTGTAACAAATACTATTTCAGATTGTTTTGCATCTGTACCGCTGGAGCTTATCGTTAATTTGCCACCAGCAATAAACCCAATTTCAAGTTTTGATATTTGCGACAATGAGACGAGCACTACAGATTTAACTCAAATCAACTCCTCATTACTTTTACAAACAGCCAATGTTGTTGTAAACTATTTTTCTTCGGAAGAAGATGCTAGTAATCAAGAAAACGTATTAGATATTAATTACACATATCTAACAACTAGCGATGTATTGTTTGCACGCGTAGAGTTTTCAACAACGCACTGCTTTTATATCCATGATTTCATTCTTAACGTTAACCCATTACCAATAGCAAATCAGCCAGATGATCTAGAATCCTGCGATGATGATTTTGATGGTTTTTATGAATTTGATCTAAACCAGCAAAATGCCCAAATCTTAGGCAGTCAAGATCCTACGGATTTTTACGTAACCTATTATTTAGATAACGTATTGGCAGAAGAAGGCACAAATGCTATCGGTCTAAGCTACGACGCATTAGATGGCGACGTTATTTATGCTCGTGTAGAAAATAATGATACAGGATGCTACAGCATAACTTCATTCACAACATTTGTCTATGAAAAACCAATTCTAGACATTGGCAATCAAGTGATCTGTTTAGAAAACTTACCACTTATTGTTAGCGCAAATACAAATAATGCTGGAGATGCTTATGATTGGTCAACAAATGAAACCACTCCAGAAATTGAAATTGTTGAAGTCGGGACCTATTCAGTTACGGTAACGACACCAAACGGTTGTGAGACTACTGAAGTATTTACAGTAATAGAATCTGAAGCTGCAACCATAGAAATTACAGAAACAATAGATTTCTCAGACCCTAACAATATTATAGTGACCATTAGCGGTATAGGAAATTACCTCTATCAACTCGACGATGATGAACCTCAACAATCTAATGTTTTCGAGAGCGTAAGCTTAGGCTACCATACGTTGAGAATTATAGATTTAAATGGCTGTGCAGAAGTCACTAAAGAGATTGTTGTTATTGATGCTCCAAAATTCTTTACCCCAAATAACGATTCTTACTTTGACACTTGGCATATTACTGGAGTTGAAACTTTAACAGGTACAATTGTATATATTTATGATCGTTACGGAAAATTATTAACCACATTAGACTCTAATTCTAAAGGTTGGGATGGTTACTATAATGGCCATCTCATGAGAGCAAACGATTATTGGTTTGTTGCAGATGTTAAAAAGGGCAACATCGAGTTCCAAGTGAAAGGTCATTTCGCATTGCGACTGTAATTTTTTTTGATAGTATACACTATTTCTTATAAAAAACAGTCATTCATCTTAAAAAGCATCTTTTAGACCCTAAAATACTGTTTACTAGGTATTTTTTAGTTAGTTTGTTGCACTAAATTTACTTTTTTTAAGTAAGTCAAACCATCTAAAAAATTCATATAATCAGCTATTAAGAATGAAAAGGGGATTCTATTTCTTTATCGCAATTTTATTTATTTCAGTTTTAAGCATACAAGCACAACAAATCACAACAGATGACACACTGCCACTCGTGTCACTTGTAGAAACGAATTTTGGTCAAGGTTGTGTTGAGATTTCAAACATAACGTCCACTGTAAACGGAGATGTAAATGGACTTTCAAGTTATGGTTCTTTTGAAAAAGGAGATTCTAATTTTCCTTTTGAAAACGGAATTCTTTTGAGCACAGGAAATATAAATTCCGCAGGAAACACAGTTAACAACAGTCCTTTAAATGAAGGAGAAGACAATTGGTTAACAGATCCAGATTTGGAAAATGCCCTTGGTCTCACGGGAACCATAAATGCAACAGCGATTGAGTTCAACTTTATTTCTGTGGCAAATCAAATTCAATTTAATTACTTATTGGCTTCCGAAGAATATTTAGGCACCAACCCTTGCTCCTATTCCGATGGTTTTGCATTTTTAATTCGTGAAGCAAGTTCTACTGGACCATTTACAAATATTGCGATTATTCCGGGCACTTCAATACCTGTAAACACAAATACGATTCATGACGAAATTGTAGGATTTTGTCCTGCGGAAAACGAAGGCTTTTTTGAGGGTTACAACTTGGGCGACACCAACTATAATGGTCGTACAACAGTACTCACAGCAACTGCAACCATACAGCCTAATGTAGAATACAGCATTAAATTGGTCATTGCAGATCAAGGTGATGAGTTCTATGATTCCGCAGTATTCATTGAGGGAAATAGTTTTAACGCTGCTGTAGATTTAGGACCAGATCTTGTAACTTGCGGGCAATCTGTAGATTTAGATGCCAATATTGAGAATAGCCAGGCGAGCTACGAGTGGTTTCAAAACGGAACTCCAATTGCTGGTGAAACCAACCCAACATTAGAAGTTACCGAGTCAGGAACCTATCGCGTAGAAATAAGTATTTTACTTAACAGTACCTCTTGCGTTATTGAAGATGAAATTGAAGTCACGTTAAATTCTGAACAGGCTTCAGGAGACATTTCAGATTATTTGATATGTGATGATCCATCGGGTGATGGTGTAGAAGAGTTCAATCTCTCTACCAAAGATGCTGAAGTTCAGTTTCTACTCCCTCCATCAAATTACAATATTACCTATCATTTAACTTCGGAAGATGCTCAAAGCGGAGACAACCCATTACCCAACAATTATCAAAATACAACATCACCTCAGCAAATCTTTGTTAGAACGGAAGATTTAGAGAATGGTTGTTTGGCATATGCAACTTTTAATTTGGTCGTTAGCATTCCTCCAGTACTTGACCAACCAGCAGATATTATAGTTTGTGATGACGCTGTATCTGATGGATTAACAATGATCAATCTTGATGACACCACAAATGAGGTTACTGGAGGCGATCCTAATCTATATGTAAGTTACCACTATTCACAACAAGATGCCAATACTGGCGACAATGCTTTATTTTCTCCATACAGTAATATCAACCCCAATGAAACATTATACATAAGGGTTTATGATGCAACGACTGGCTGTACCAATACGACTTTAGTAGATATTTCTGTTACGGATAACCCAATGGTAGATAATACCGAAAACCAATGGATTAGTGCTTGTGATCAAGATGGAGATGGTTTTGAAGATTTTGATCTCACCAGTATAATCGAAAGTTTATTACAAGGTTTAACAGGTGTAACGGTTACTTTTCATGAAAATGCTGGAGATGCCCAAACGGGAGATAACCCGATTGCAGATCCCGAAAATTATCAAAATGTGATTCCTGGACTGCAATTCGTTTTTATTAG
It contains:
- a CDS encoding T9SS type B sorting domain-containing protein; the encoded protein is MKKNSLLTLAILFCVAFTFAQQEASYWYFGQNAGLRFNAGAGTVTAITDGQINTLEGCTSISDTDGNLLFYSDGRTVWNANHVPMANASEALNTGLKGDDSSTSSGLIVPKPQDPNLYYIFTVDEPHHDNPSPPDGNDDGVNNGLMYSLVDITLDGGLGDVDDDEKNMPLITYDIDNALEERFKCSEKITAVKADDCSSFWVITHFIDTFYAFKVDINGVQTTPVISTVGPEVPISGYRRNALGYLKASPDGSKLAVAHFGFATTEGGDDGGGVYLLDFDNDTGTVSNSVELYSPNQDDSPYGIEFSAENRKVYATVGDGIQGNASSRIFQWDLESDDIPNSIQQIHSSNSLSAGALQLGLDKRIYRAQMSFSAFPNTGRFLGVINNPEATGTASNYNENGILVDINSGFQNVSRIGLPPFIQSLFNSQIDIIQNGISTTELKLCTGDMYTLIAEDVEGGTYTWMKDGAVLTETTFELDITEPGFYEVFIEPNNGECPIEGEAVVGVFDIPTATQPQNMVNCDLTEASVFDFTIQDADILNMQDPAQYSVRYFRTEEDADNSENEIIGDFTSEENPQIIYARVDNNDNPNCFATTSFTISVFLDPVINILDDITVCDTDFSTDSMDGFTTLTLNELNAGIIGAQDETLYTITYHPSQEDADDNTSPLPNTYTNTTPYTEEIFVRLENNLNNDCYTTDSFILNVNDAPQAIDSLLIQCDEDGIPEGFTTFDLNEAFDDITGGAPNRTINFYVSLSDLENDEDELNADAFENYFDPHIIYALVTNTTTGCTNIAELTLQSSSTSSNDTFIEVCDDDGTEDGFYNFNLNTALDAILFGISPDLDVTFYETYDNALIEDNPIGSTFTNTIAYNQTVYARVENMNACFGISAIELTVFELPNIVIQEDVYYCLNDFPQKIILTGGLIDDTPNNYYYDWSTGEDEFEIEVNEPGTYTVRVTSTDGCFKDRTINVLPSDIATFTDIQVTDASSNNTISVFVTGDGIYEYALDDPQGPYQESNIFENVSFGFHTVYVRDVENDCGIVDDIVSVIGFPKFFTPNGDTYNPYWQVKGISTDFQPNSQILIFDRYGKLLAEVDPLGPGWDGTFNGFNMPASDYWFVVTLEDGRVFKNHFALKR
- a CDS encoding gliding motility-associated C-terminal domain-containing protein; the protein is MKQHTFIYLFFICISTASFAQDIELFEQFNGRYDYTAIGNTLNPFENNLDNSFCFPLESSSASLNIPATSTITAAYLYWAGSGSGDTNVMLNGLSVDADDTYIVEYVELTDTLTYFSCYTDITDFIISEGNVEYTFSGLDISEALINNDRYCTNRTNFAGWSIYVVYEDDALPLNQLNIYQGLEIINRNNQEKIIVIDNLNVIDNEGAKIGFLAWEGDNSLNFGESLSINDNIISNPPLNLGDNAFNGTNTFTNSSTFYNCDLDVYDIQDNINIGDTSATIKLTTGAFDEFDVFRADLIIINNIVTVLNSQLPDATITLDNYGINCGDRTVEVDYTVFNTNSTDFLPANTPIAFYAEGTLVGQTQTQNDIAIDASESGTFLLSLPDDIGDVILLTLVVDDDGTGNGIVSEIVEINNIDDDIIELLVIPDIQTLPNQVTCNEGFNSALFNLVEFVQNALESDIEAQYFISLEDLQANENAIINPENYNNTSNPQRIYVKVDNAPCYDIYEFEISVENCPPFVPDGFSPNADGFNDWFNIQGLYDIFENHELKIFNRYGTLIFEGDNDKKWFGIVNRGLNNHGKTVPVGTYFYILNPNDTNFKPMFGWVYVNY
- a CDS encoding T9SS type B sorting domain-containing protein — translated: MLLKKSLAALACLFCCITGAQQITIDNTFTEQQLIENNLIQGCVEIDNIQSQVNGQVNGFNSFAYFESADSGFPFQNGIMLSTGNPISGGNTQNNNVLNEGETDWLTDPDLETALGINNTLNATSIEFDFISVTDQITFNYILASEEYFGDFPCNYSDGFAFLIKQTGTSDPYVNIAVIPGTSTPVNTNTIHDEIVGFCSPSNEEYFEGYNLGDTNYNGRTKVMTAFATITPNVQYSIKLVIADQTDKNYDSAVFIEGSSFNANIDLGPDIQTCASTVTLDGNINNPDAIYSWYFNGNLIDGGTEPTADVTESGDYTIFAEIPLADSTCVIEDTVNVLLSSTQAADLIPDFEICDDSSADEIEVFDLSIKDADVLSSVPASDYIISYHLSSIDAQNDVNAISGSFQNTTNPQTIYVKIEDTINGCLAFQNFDLVVNPLPSVTQPTILIACADSAADGSTVIDLSVKDEEITNGNLDLAVTYHLTQTDASNGENAIALPYANTGVNETIFVNVTNMITGCSTTTTLDFEVNNSPTINTQEHYIDACDTDNDGFTTFDLTSIIDDILEGLTGVSVTFHTSIDDANANENAVEDEANFENTVANQQTLYIRVEDDATGCASITPIQVHSNLLLSATFIRNMGVCDIGNDGEENFDFDEITESFLGELETIMDYEIEIIYYLTEEDRDNQINPIDTSVSFTPTSNPQTIYIRLVSPTCEEISDFDLIINPITEFGPIDNQPICDEDQDGITTINLSQFDLMITLGQPNFTVRYFSSEEDAENGNDPLPTIYTNTSTTETLWARVTFGPTSCADINQFQIEVFPAPIANEPSGIIICDDDQDGISNINLNAKISELVDDTTNLNITFHTVLADAENDSNSISATTFYPASTGTIYARVENATTGCSTIESFEVIVNTVPVISNINLYKFCEIGEDGFGEFIFSTQDTAILDGQTGKEVFYFETAIDAENNTNPIDKDEVYINTTNPQTIHVRVENITDPNCYNTSSFSIEVGTNPTHNEPTDIFVCDDMTNDGSVNFDFNVQLNEITQGFPDIQEVTFHTSQLDAENNTNAQPLSFDNTVNPQQIYVRINNGSICESYTSFVLNVIAAPEVNPSQPLTQCDEDYDGITTFDLTLSEFDILDVRQDNIVITYHETEADALTQDNAISNPTNYTNLTNPQTVYVRVTNTISDCFASVPLELIVNLPPAINPISSFDICDNETSTTDLTQINSSLLLQTANVVVNYFSSEEDASNQENVLDINYTYLTTSDVLFARVEFSTTHCFYIHDFILNVNPLPIANQPDDLESCDDDFDGFYEFDLNQQNAQILGSQDPTDFYVTYYLDNVLAEEGTNAIGLSYDALDGDVIYARVENNDTGCYSITSFTTFVYEKPILDIGNQVICLENLPLIVSANTNNAGDAYDWSTNETTPEIEIVEVGTYSVTVTTPNGCETTEVFTVIESEAATIEITETIDFSDPNNIIVTISGIGNYLYQLDDDEPQQSNVFESVSLGYHTLRIIDLNGCAEVTKEIVVIDAPKFFTPNNDSYFDTWHITGVETLTGTIVYIYDRYGKLLTTLDSNSKGWDGYYNGHLMRANDYWFVADVKKGNIEFQVKGHFALRL